In a single window of the Nicotiana tomentosiformis chromosome 8, ASM39032v3, whole genome shotgun sequence genome:
- the LOC138897864 gene encoding uncharacterized protein, translating to MESKDRLMHWVLLLQECDVVIRDRKGIENQVADHLSRLENHDHVEEGEEIKEAFPNEQFFAITQDPSPWYADYVNYLVSGVLPPEIESKTRKRFLHDVNFYYWDEPYLYKQCADQLMRRCILEKRGGISVV from the coding sequence ATGGAATCTAAGGATAGATTGATGCACTGGGTTTTGTTGTTGCAAGAATGTGATGTAGTAATACGAGATCGAAAGGGCATAGAGAACCAAGTTGCTGACCATCTATCAAGGCTGGAAAATCATGACCACGTAGAGGAGGGTGAAGAAATTAAAGAGGCATTTCCTAATGAGCAATTTTTTGCTATCACCCAAGACCCTTCCCCATGGTACGCGGACTATGTGAACTATCTTGTGAGTGGGGTACTTCCTCCTGAAATTGAATCTAAAACTAGAAAGAggtttttacatgatgtgaacttCTACTACTGGGATGAGCCATACTTGTACAAGCAGTGTGCTGATCAATTGATGAGGAGATGCATTCTAGAAAAAAGAGGTGGAATTAGTGTTGTATAA